One window of the Eucalyptus grandis isolate ANBG69807.140 chromosome 8, ASM1654582v1, whole genome shotgun sequence genome contains the following:
- the LOC120287120 gene encoding putative disease resistance RPP13-like protein 3, with protein MAMDASDVAISLVICSSLHVLSVEKFLSSGKHARIKKAINHLQNILNTSRLLESSTNDGQQSCDCRPRLLDQARHAVDMADKLLLEASRHLKSRKGPLAKIRTLVHFMSPRICIMALDFVTTVEDLSTHPSQMQDLSQDPLNLDKTAALRNVHRGSVRWDRKVESDIVGREDEVNKLLAQLIGKDGYSDVLSLRVISVVGEEAIGKTALVRSVYNRLEIDHSFQCRIWVHVPEEFTMKDLLVEIMEQIAVQELKDLVHYGEEKIKEIIYKSLVELRYLIVFDNLREVKDMDEFMIFLADSKRGSRVIVTTRIPEIPSLIDPWAYPVKLNELADGGARLLRECSSIADNPRLKARILSKCSGSPLRILLLGGLVAASGDSSAAMVDQLADNPTLRAIVSLSYHKLPSLLKPCLLYLCLFPKESAISIRRLFRLWHAEGWVQASPFTAEECFEELAGRNLVQVVRHRKVGGRPKLCRVSSFL; from the coding sequence ATGGCAATGGATGCTTCCGACGTGGCCATTTCACTTGTGATCTGCAGTTCGCTACATGTGCTCTCTGTggaaaaatttctctcttctgGAAAACACGCTCGAATCAAAAAGGCTATTAATCATCTCCAGAACATCTTAAACACCTCGAGATTACTGGAATCCAGCACCAATGATGGCCAGCAAAGCTGTGACTGCAGACCTCGCCTCCTGGATCAAGCTCGACATGCTGTGGACATGGCTGATAAGTTACTTCTGGAAGCATCGCGACACTTGAAGTCCCGCAAGGGCCCCCTTGCAAAAATTCGCACATTAGTCCACTTCATGTCGCCCAGGATATGCATAATGGCCCTCGATTTTGTCACCACTGTCGAGGATTTGTCCACTCACCCGTCCCAAATGCAAGATCTGTCTCAAGATCCGCTTAATCTTGATAAAACTGCTGCATTGAGGAATGTGCATCGAGGAAGTGTACGTTGGGATAGGAAGGTCGAGTCAGACATTGTGGGACGTGAAGATGAAGTGAACAAGCTCCTGGCTCAGTTGATCGGGAAAGATGGCTACTCCGATGTATTAAGTCTTCGCGTCATTTCAGTGGTGGGAGAAGAAGCCATCGGCAAGACGGCTCTTGTGAGGAGTGTTTACAATAGACTTGAGATAGATCATAGCTTCCAGTGTCGCATCTGGGTTCATGTTCCCGAAGAATTCACCATGAAAGATCTCTTGGTGGAAATAATGGAGCAAATAGCCGTGCAAGAACTGAAGGATCTAGTGCActatggagaagaaaaaataaaagagatcaTTTACAAGTCCTTGGTAGAATTGAGGTATCTCATCGTGTTTGACAATTTGCGTGAGGTCAAGGACATGGACGAGTTCATGATTTTCCTCGCAGACTCGAAAAGAGGAAGCAGAGTCATCGTCACTACTAGGATTCCTGAAATCCCATCACTGATAGACCCTTGGGCTTATCCTGTCAAACTGAACGAATTAGCCGATGGGGGAGCGCGCTTGTTGAGGGAATGCAGCTCCATTGCCGACAATCCAAGGCTCAAAGCGAGGATTCTGAGCAAGTGCAGTGGCTCTCCTCTGAGGATTTTGCTGCTTGGAGGACTTGTGGCGGCGAGTGGTGATTCTTCTGCTGCTATGGTGGATCAGCTTGCTGATAATCCCACGCTCCGTGCTATCGTGTCCTTGAGCTACCACAAATTGCCTTCCCTGCTCAAGCCCTGTTTGCTTTACTTGTGCCTCTTTCCCAAAGAGTCGGCGATCTCAATAAGGAGGCTCTTCCGGCTATGGCATGCCGAAGGGTGGGTCCAAGCATCCCCGTTCACTGCTGAGGAGTGCTTCGAAGAATTGGCCGGTCGAAACTTGGTTCAAGTGGTGAGGCATAGGAAGGTCGGCGGAAGGCCCAAATTGTGCCGTGTGTCCAGTTTCCTATAG
- the LOC120287119 gene encoding uncharacterized protein PHLOEM PROTEIN 2-LIKE A4-like: MEPAEEAPQDEEKRKRRPPLLAITLVRKVMDVSSISVEELSRRIHAGVLMNDNKLKFCVDPDCGKNCFLLLAKSIHGINENGGNWTWIDEKEKCYEGEVSVQVAEMASVDSAELSATFKTIMLSPKTTYYVEFVVKLKDGWQSHGRLDLSLTLPDGTRRERTDGLPRTPAGIWKHVPVGTFVTTPKNVGEITTNCTFSNGWTNELIVKGIVLRPQSFLDRLYDEYPDVSCLEWFGNHDF; encoded by the exons ATGGAGCCAGCTGAAGAAGCCCCACAagatgaggaaaaaagaaagagacgaCCTCCTCTCCTCGCCATAACGTTAGTTAGAAAAGTGATGGATGTTTCCTCCATCAGCGTTGAAGAGTTGAGCCGTCGGATCCATGCTGGAGTGCTTATGAATGATAATAAACTG AAGTTCTGCGTCGACCCAGATTGCGgaaaaaattgcttcttgttgcTTGCTAAATCCATCCATGGGATCAATGAGAATGGTGGAAACTGGACATGGATCGATGAGAAGGAAAAATG TTATGAAGGCGAAGTATCCGTACAGGTTGCGGAGATGGCGAGCGTAGACTCTGCAGAACTCTCGGCCACCTTCAAGACTATCATGCTTTCTCCGAAGACTACATATTATGTGGAATTCGTGGTGAAATTGAAAGATGGCTGGCAATCGCACGGTCGGCTGGACCTAAGCCTCACTCTACCGGATGGAACCAGGCGGGAACGCACAGATGGTCTGCCGCGTACGCCGGCGGGGATATGGAAACACGTCCCTGTCGGTACCTTCGTGACAACTCCGAAGAACGTTGGCGAGATAACCACAAACTGCACCTTCTCCAATGGCTGGACAAACGAGCTCATTGTCAAAGGGATTGTCCTTCGACCACAAAGCTTCTTAGATAGGCTTTATGACGAATACCCGGATGTGAGCTGCCTAGAGTGGTTTGGCAATCACGActtttag